In Shewanella sp. VB17, a single genomic region encodes these proteins:
- a CDS encoding Zn-ribbon-containing protein: MHVIELRFECFDDTTITSAEKAINGLLEAYRANGQVLGREFAIAFNDGDFKVRLLMPEKSSLAKRFNSPWVNAAFDALTHAKLLAPREKYIGQDINSESSNTEKPSWQLIYTSYVHMCSPVRNGDTLQPIPLYQLPATFNGDHKRVIRWQTEWQACDELQMAAGTKAEFAALEELTSTNNDLFRRGWDIRGRIEFQTKIPTYYYLYRVGGDSLATEKKRPCPRCNNKNWLLDEPLLDMFHFRCDPCRIVSNISWDHL; this comes from the coding sequence ATGCATGTTATTGAACTAAGATTTGAATGTTTTGACGACACGACTATCACATCAGCAGAAAAAGCGATAAATGGTTTGCTCGAAGCTTATAGGGCCAATGGGCAAGTGTTGGGGAGAGAGTTCGCTATTGCCTTTAATGATGGCGATTTCAAAGTTCGACTCTTAATGCCAGAAAAAAGCAGTTTAGCTAAACGTTTCAATAGCCCTTGGGTCAACGCCGCATTCGATGCATTAACCCATGCTAAATTGCTTGCTCCACGAGAGAAGTATATTGGCCAAGATATCAATTCAGAAAGTAGCAATACTGAAAAGCCCAGTTGGCAACTGATCTACACCAGTTACGTGCACATGTGCTCACCGGTTCGAAATGGTGACACTTTACAGCCCATCCCACTTTATCAACTACCAGCAACCTTTAATGGCGACCATAAGCGTGTAATTAGATGGCAAACTGAATGGCAAGCTTGCGATGAGCTGCAGATGGCTGCAGGTACTAAAGCCGAATTTGCCGCTTTAGAAGAGCTCACTTCAACCAACAATGATCTTTTTCGCCGTGGTTGGGACATCAGAGGCAGAATTGAATTTCAAACTAAAATCCCAACTTACTACTACCTTTATCGTGTCGGTGGTGACAGCTTAGCAACAGAAAAAAAACGTCCTTGCCCTCGATGTAACAATAAAAACTGGTTATTAGATGAACCTTTACTGGATATGTTTCACTTTCGCTGTGATCCATGCCGTATAGTGTCAAATATTTCATGGGACCATCTATAA
- the syd gene encoding SecY-interacting protein — MSSLPALDHFLNRYHQAYLDKLGESPRYYPQGEDSPCIEGEFLDDHGEGTETAVYWHPINREDSVSFDNVNTALDIKLHADINGLFCRYFSAPLLFESKWGAGELLQVWNETDFDYLQQNIIGHLMMKKKLKQAPTWFIGVLGDGDKMLTVDNSDGSVWIEIPGETPSEKLTDSLGAFIEVLTPRVAPPELHIEESMPELDHPGIWQRIKLMWLNLKEK, encoded by the coding sequence GTGTCTTCTCTACCTGCATTAGATCATTTTTTGAATAGATACCACCAAGCTTACTTAGATAAATTAGGAGAGTCTCCTCGGTATTATCCCCAAGGTGAGGATTCTCCTTGTATTGAAGGTGAGTTTCTTGATGATCATGGTGAGGGAACTGAAACAGCAGTTTACTGGCATCCGATTAACAGAGAGGATAGTGTGTCTTTTGATAATGTGAATACAGCATTAGATATTAAGCTACATGCAGATATTAATGGTCTTTTTTGCCGATATTTTTCAGCTCCTTTATTGTTTGAATCAAAATGGGGTGCTGGAGAATTATTACAAGTATGGAATGAGACTGACTTCGATTATTTGCAGCAAAATATCATCGGTCATCTGATGATGAAGAAAAAACTTAAGCAAGCGCCAACCTGGTTTATTGGTGTATTAGGCGATGGTGATAAAATGCTCACCGTTGATAATAGTGATGGTAGCGTGTGGATTGAGATCCCAGGTGAAACACCCAGTGAGAAGCTGACCGATTCATTGGGCGCATTTATTGAGGTTTTGACGCCGAGAGTGGCGCCGCCTGAGTTACACATAGAAGAATCGATGCCTGAATTAGATCACCCAGGGATCTGGCAGAGAATTAAATTAATGTGGCTGAACCTTAAGGAAAAATAG
- the queF gene encoding NADPH-dependent 7-cyano-7-deazaguanine reductase QueF (Catalyzes the NADPH-dependent reduction of 7-cyano-7-deazaguanine (preQ0) to 7-aminomethyl-7-deazaguanine (preQ1) in queuosine biosynthesis), whose protein sequence is MTQVHDHYRDAQALSELTLGKSTGYQSEYNASLLQGVPRQLNRDAIGLSTDLPFHGTDIWTGYELSWLNAKGKPMVAIADFFLRFDSDNLIESKSFKLYLNSFNQTKFDTVEQVQSTLANDLSRCANGEVVVNVIEPKQFTSQSIIELPGTCIDDLDIEINDYHFNPDHLLNSSDKTVIVNETLNSNLLKSNCLITSQPDWGSVMIHYHGPKIDQEKLLRYLISFRQHNEFHEQCVERIFVDIKRLCHSAKLTVYARYTRRGGLDINPYRSDFEQPTENHRLARQ, encoded by the coding sequence ATGACACAAGTTCATGATCACTATCGCGATGCACAGGCTCTTTCTGAACTGACATTAGGAAAGTCAACAGGTTACCAATCTGAATATAATGCCTCTTTGCTGCAAGGCGTTCCTCGTCAACTCAACCGTGATGCCATCGGCCTCAGTACAGATTTACCCTTTCATGGCACTGATATCTGGACAGGTTACGAACTCTCTTGGCTTAATGCCAAAGGCAAGCCAATGGTCGCTATCGCTGATTTTTTTCTCCGTTTTGATAGTGATAATTTAATCGAGTCTAAGTCTTTTAAACTTTACCTCAATAGCTTCAATCAAACCAAGTTTGACACTGTAGAGCAAGTTCAATCAACCTTAGCCAATGATCTCAGCCGCTGCGCTAATGGTGAGGTAGTAGTCAACGTTATCGAGCCTAAGCAATTCACCAGCCAAAGCATTATTGAACTGCCAGGTACCTGTATTGATGATCTCGACATTGAAATTAACGATTACCACTTTAATCCCGATCACCTACTAAACAGCAGCGATAAGACAGTCATCGTCAATGAGACGTTAAATTCTAACTTGTTAAAATCTAATTGTTTGATCACCTCTCAACCCGATTGGGGCAGCGTGATGATCCACTATCACGGCCCCAAAATAGACCAAGAAAAGCTGCTGCGTTATCTTATTTCATTTCGCCAACATAACGAATTTCACGAACAATGTGTCGAGCGTATCTTCGTTGACATCAAACGTTTATGTCACAGTGCCAAGCTCACCGTTTACGCCCGTTACACACGTCGCGGCGGCCTAGATATTAACCCCTACCGCAGCGACTTTGAGCAACCAACAGAGAATCACAGACTCGCAAGGCAGTAA
- a CDS encoding 4'-phosphopantetheinyl transferase superfamily protein produces the protein MLTSFQASPTTEVMVYFCPLNINEMTLEQAAFIREWLTEDELKKVSRYLQAKDRDKGLMVRGYLRGILSLCSAVDLKIVPQDWRFEYGEKGKPELTSELSARTGIKFNISHSGDWLVVALINVHQASMIDDACIELGVDIERSRESTNIYPILKHYFTQVETDALLALPGSCQRGRFFDLWALKESYIKAKGLGLALSLKSFSFDFSQMIETTLLLKDSGDKVKKCRSFEHIDLNFHHQDMSIHEAKNWWVYLAKLDEQYRFALSVSNVDKVTLVTETLSLQSMLAKLNTL, from the coding sequence TTGCTTACCTCATTTCAAGCATCTCCCACTACAGAAGTTATGGTTTATTTTTGCCCTTTAAATATAAATGAAATGACGCTAGAGCAAGCAGCGTTTATCAGAGAGTGGTTAACTGAAGATGAACTGAAAAAAGTGTCTCGTTACCTTCAAGCAAAAGATCGTGATAAAGGGTTAATGGTTCGTGGCTACCTTAGAGGTATTTTATCTTTATGTAGTGCGGTCGATCTAAAGATCGTACCGCAGGATTGGCGCTTTGAATACGGTGAGAAAGGTAAGCCTGAATTAACAAGCGAATTGAGTGCCCGCACAGGAATTAAGTTTAATATTAGCCACAGTGGTGACTGGCTGGTGGTGGCGTTAATCAATGTTCATCAAGCATCAATGATTGATGATGCTTGCATTGAGCTGGGCGTGGACATTGAGCGCAGTAGGGAGAGCACGAATATCTACCCTATTTTAAAGCATTACTTTACCCAAGTTGAAACTGATGCGCTTTTGGCATTACCTGGATCTTGCCAGCGAGGGCGTTTCTTCGATCTTTGGGCTCTGAAAGAGTCTTACATAAAAGCCAAAGGTTTAGGGCTAGCCCTATCGCTTAAATCCTTTAGTTTTGATTTTAGTCAGATGATTGAAACCACTCTCTTACTAAAAGACAGTGGAGATAAAGTAAAAAAATGTCGTTCATTTGAACATATTGACTTGAACTTTCATCATCAAGATATGAGTATTCATGAGGCTAAAAATTGGTGGGTTTATCTTGCTAAATTGGATGAACAATATCGTTTTGCCTTAAGTGTATCCAATGTTGACAAGGTTACCTTAGTGACAGAGACGTTAAGTTTGCAGAGTATGTTGGCCAAATTAAATACACTGTAG
- the hpf gene encoding ribosome hibernation-promoting factor, HPF/YfiA family — MKINLSGHHVDVSHSVKEHVNDKFSKIATHFPTLISLDVTISKEHGEHQVELRTNYEGSRISASGTHEIMFPAIASAAKKLDAALKHRKGQLKADMHEKPVSTTPEIAHEIIQEMKLL, encoded by the coding sequence ATGAAAATAAATCTTTCAGGTCACCACGTTGATGTTAGCCATTCAGTTAAAGAGCATGTGAACGACAAGTTTTCTAAAATAGCCACTCACTTCCCAACGTTAATCTCGCTAGATGTGACGATTTCAAAAGAACACGGTGAGCACCAAGTTGAATTACGTACAAATTATGAAGGTAGCCGAATTTCAGCTTCAGGAACACATGAGATCATGTTCCCAGCTATTGCGTCAGCAGCGAAGAAACTCGATGCAGCACTTAAGCACCGTAAAGGTCAATTAAAAGCAGACATGCATGAAAAACCCGTGAGCACGACTCCAGAGATTGCCCATGAAATCATTCAGGAAATGAAGCTGCTGTAA
- a CDS encoding PepSY domain-containing protein — MKETFFRTMTWLHTWVGLLVCWVLLLVFFAGTVSYYRHEISLWTQPELHKDVFQHYQTEKINEQLVTGQGYLSTHATGAKDWRINLPTERKPYLTYGWQTQPKPDQSYGQFIEHVIKIQDLGVVTDIRDSRGGDFFYRLHFDLHYLPTNIARWIVGFCTMFMLLALISGIVIHKRIFKDFFKFRRSKTSRSWLDAHNISSVLALPYHLMITYTGLITLMVMYMPWGVMTAYDGDVSAFRTEVKPRIEQVEAIGVHDEMVELSTLLAQVTLLWGESPIKQVVITHPYDKNSRVTFYQDTQQTVTDKRVSLVFNGITGKLISKASPSSAVHTTHDTLMSLHTARFSEPVLRAFFFLCGIMGCAMIATGTLLWAVKIRQKQQINIKKGMAASLSLRLVEGLNLTFITGLPLATCSFFYANRILPTDMINRAQWEANSFFIALVLVAILACINRTLTSWRLVLRITSIGLIGIPLLNALTSSSHLINNILTHQWTLVGFDIMCAVIGGALWLTSNTLKNNAIAKVVSHTNKKMSNTLIADLSPSDR; from the coding sequence ATGAAAGAAACATTTTTTCGCACCATGACTTGGTTGCATACTTGGGTCGGTTTACTCGTATGTTGGGTTTTATTATTAGTTTTTTTTGCTGGCACGGTGAGCTATTATCGCCACGAAATCTCACTATGGACCCAACCAGAACTACATAAAGACGTATTTCAACACTACCAAACAGAAAAAATCAACGAACAACTCGTAACAGGACAAGGTTATTTATCCACCCATGCTACTGGTGCTAAAGATTGGCGAATTAACTTACCTACTGAACGAAAACCTTACTTAACTTATGGCTGGCAAACACAGCCTAAACCAGACCAAAGTTATGGCCAATTTATTGAGCATGTCATCAAAATTCAGGATCTAGGGGTTGTCACTGATATTCGTGATTCCCGTGGGGGCGATTTCTTCTATCGTTTACATTTCGATCTTCATTATTTACCCACTAATATCGCCCGTTGGATAGTGGGGTTTTGTACTATGTTTATGCTATTGGCTCTTATCAGTGGCATAGTGATCCATAAACGTATATTTAAAGATTTCTTTAAATTCAGACGTAGCAAAACCAGTCGTTCTTGGCTCGATGCTCATAACATTAGTTCTGTATTAGCCCTCCCCTATCACTTAATGATCACCTACACCGGCCTTATTACCTTAATGGTTATGTATATGCCTTGGGGGGTAATGACAGCCTATGATGGCGATGTGAGTGCATTTCGTACTGAAGTAAAACCGCGCATTGAGCAAGTTGAAGCTATTGGAGTCCACGATGAGATGGTTGAACTGAGTACATTATTAGCGCAGGTCACATTACTTTGGGGAGAGTCACCAATTAAGCAAGTGGTTATTACTCATCCCTATGATAAAAATAGCCGTGTCACCTTCTATCAAGATACCCAACAAACTGTTACTGATAAGCGGGTTTCTTTAGTTTTCAATGGCATTACAGGTAAATTAATCAGTAAAGCTTCTCCTTCATCAGCAGTTCATACCACTCATGATACGTTAATGTCGCTACATACCGCCAGATTCTCAGAGCCTGTACTCAGAGCTTTTTTCTTTCTATGCGGTATAATGGGCTGTGCGATGATCGCAACAGGCACCCTTTTGTGGGCGGTAAAAATCCGTCAAAAACAACAAATAAATATTAAAAAAGGCATGGCTGCAAGCCTAAGTTTACGACTCGTGGAAGGATTGAACCTGACGTTTATCACTGGACTGCCATTGGCAACCTGCAGTTTTTTTTACGCAAATAGAATACTTCCAACAGACATGATAAATCGAGCACAATGGGAAGCAAACAGCTTTTTTATTGCATTAGTCCTCGTCGCCATATTAGCCTGTATTAATCGAACACTAACAAGCTGGCGGTTAGTATTGCGTATAACATCAATAGGCTTAATCGGTATACCACTGCTTAATGCACTGACATCAAGCAGCCATCTAATCAATAATATTCTCACCCATCAATGGACCTTAGTCGGATTCGATATCATGTGTGCTGTAATAGGAGGAGCACTTTGGCTTACTTCCAACACCCTAAAAAATAATGCCATAGCGAAAGTGGTGAGTCACACTAACAAAAAAATGAGTAACACTTTGATCGCTGACTTATCACCGAGCGACAGATAA
- a CDS encoding DUF3325 domain-containing protein, translating to MIISNSVVLSLLSFSYLALGCMALAMFSHFRDSFKRSPTQIISRGLHWLGWAILTISYGIAINNQGVSYGSIMFTGIISLAGLLVILTATYLPRYLPYFMTGLTSLGLTLMFIN from the coding sequence ATGATTATTTCAAACAGCGTAGTCCTCAGCTTGTTAAGTTTCAGCTACCTTGCATTAGGATGCATGGCTCTGGCGATGTTTTCTCACTTTCGCGACTCCTTTAAGCGTTCTCCCACTCAAATAATAAGCCGAGGATTACATTGGCTGGGCTGGGCAATCCTAACCATAAGCTACGGCATAGCCATCAACAATCAAGGGGTTTCTTATGGCAGTATTATGTTTACAGGCATTATATCGCTTGCAGGACTCTTGGTTATTTTAACGGCTACCTACTTGCCTCGATACCTGCCGTATTTTATGACAGGTTTAACGTCATTGGGATTAACTTTAATGTTTATTAACTAA
- a CDS encoding sigma-70 family RNA polymerase sigma factor encodes MFRYAQGDVSAFESLYQKYKGGLYRYFVRQIGDLQLAEDLYQETWSRVIKAAVRYESSAKFTTWLYRIAHNLLVDHIRAVKPVDLFSDVFSEEHDADSFLSNNTESPDTQLIEDAKAKLLKHCIALLPSVQKEALLLNMEGGFTASGIAEVVGSTLEAAKSRIRYANQGLKACVMNKWQEVENAR; translated from the coding sequence ATGTTTCGATATGCTCAAGGGGATGTCTCTGCATTTGAGTCCTTGTATCAAAAATATAAAGGGGGACTTTATCGCTACTTTGTACGCCAGATTGGCGATCTTCAGTTGGCGGAGGATCTTTATCAAGAAACTTGGAGCCGGGTGATTAAAGCCGCTGTAAGGTATGAAAGTAGTGCAAAATTTACGACTTGGTTATATCGCATTGCTCATAATTTACTTGTTGATCATATTAGAGCTGTAAAGCCTGTAGATCTCTTTAGTGATGTGTTCAGTGAAGAGCATGATGCTGATTCATTTCTTTCCAATAATACAGAATCACCCGATACTCAATTAATCGAGGATGCTAAGGCTAAGTTGCTCAAACATTGTATTGCACTCTTGCCTAGTGTGCAAAAAGAGGCCTTGTTGTTGAATATGGAAGGTGGGTTTACTGCTAGTGGGATTGCCGAAGTCGTCGGCAGTACACTTGAAGCTGCCAAGAGTCGTATTCGCTATGCGAATCAGGGGTTAAAAGCCTGTGTGATGAATAAGTGGCAGGAGGTTGAAAATGCAAGATGA
- the purE gene encoding 5-(carboxyamino)imidazole ribonucleotide mutase, with the protein MKVGIIMGSKSDWPTMEHAAQMLDTFGIAYETRVVSAHRTPQLLAEYSSTAAERGIKVIIAGAGGAAHLPGMVAAHTSLPVLGVPVKSKALNGIDSLLSICQMPKGVAVGTLAIGDPGAANAGLLAAQILGCQQPEIFAKIEAFRQAQTDSILLNPDPAI; encoded by the coding sequence ATGAAAGTTGGTATCATTATGGGTTCCAAATCAGACTGGCCAACCATGGAACATGCGGCGCAAATGTTAGATACATTTGGTATTGCCTATGAAACACGCGTGGTTTCAGCACATCGCACCCCACAGCTACTCGCTGAATACTCCTCAACTGCTGCAGAGCGTGGCATAAAAGTCATTATTGCTGGTGCAGGTGGTGCTGCGCACCTTCCAGGAATGGTTGCCGCACATACCAGCTTACCAGTGTTGGGAGTACCGGTTAAATCTAAAGCCCTAAACGGGATAGACTCCTTACTTTCTATTTGCCAAATGCCTAAAGGTGTCGCGGTAGGTACCTTAGCTATTGGCGATCCTGGTGCTGCCAATGCAGGTTTATTAGCGGCACAGATTTTAGGGTGTCAGCAACCTGAAATTTTTGCAAAAATAGAGGCTTTCCGTCAGGCACAAACTGACTCCATACTTCTTAACCCGGATCCTGCTATTTAA
- a CDS encoding 5-(carboxyamino)imidazole ribonucleotide synthase has protein sequence MNILILGAGQLARMMSLEGAPLNLNVRAFDVSSQKIIHPLTYQVFEQSLEQAISTVDVITSEFEHIPDDVLALCCQSGKFHPGKAAIKTGGDRSIEKDLLDRTDVPSAPYQLITQKQHLLDAVSVLDLPLVIKTCQAGYDGKGQWRLKSLDQVESIWAEMAGFIASGTESFPHTIIAEKMIPFDREVSLIGVRDKKGNVKTYPITENQHTNGILTLSLAVKVDDNIQQQAINAFNKLAVSMDYVGVLAIEFFEVSGTLMVNEIAPRVHNSGHWTQQGTACSQFENHLRAVTGLPLGDTRAQKPSVMINVLGQSTIPTQVLAIDDVKSHWYGKTQRTGRKMGHINVSAEDNIALGHKLLLLSEILPEQDYPGVRAMSERLLQG, from the coding sequence ATGAACATATTAATTTTAGGTGCTGGACAACTAGCACGTATGATGAGTTTAGAGGGGGCGCCGCTGAATTTAAATGTGCGCGCTTTTGATGTTAGCTCTCAAAAAATCATTCATCCACTTACCTATCAAGTGTTTGAACAAAGCTTAGAACAAGCTATCTCCACCGTTGATGTGATCACTTCTGAGTTTGAACATATCCCTGATGATGTCTTGGCTCTGTGCTGTCAAAGTGGCAAGTTTCATCCCGGTAAAGCAGCCATTAAAACAGGGGGGGATCGCAGTATTGAGAAAGATCTACTCGATAGAACTGATGTCCCATCAGCACCCTATCAGTTGATCACACAAAAACAGCATCTCTTAGATGCCGTTTCTGTGCTCGATTTACCCCTTGTAATAAAAACTTGCCAAGCAGGGTATGATGGCAAGGGACAGTGGCGTTTAAAATCGTTAGATCAAGTTGAATCTATTTGGGCTGAAATGGCCGGATTTATTGCGAGTGGGACTGAGAGCTTCCCCCACACCATCATTGCTGAGAAGATGATCCCATTTGATCGTGAAGTATCTCTGATTGGTGTCCGTGATAAAAAGGGGAATGTAAAAACCTACCCTATCACTGAAAACCAGCATACCAATGGCATCCTCACTCTATCTCTAGCGGTTAAGGTGGATGATAACATCCAACAACAAGCAATCAATGCCTTTAACAAGCTGGCTGTATCTATGGATTATGTTGGCGTACTGGCTATCGAGTTTTTTGAGGTTTCAGGCACCTTGATGGTCAACGAAATCGCCCCTCGCGTACATAATTCGGGTCATTGGACCCAACAAGGGACTGCTTGTAGTCAATTTGAAAACCACCTACGTGCGGTGACTGGATTGCCTTTAGGAGATACTCGCGCACAAAAGCCGAGTGTGATGATCAATGTATTGGGTCAATCTACTATCCCAACGCAGGTACTAGCGATTGATGATGTTAAAAGTCACTGGTATGGTAAAACACAACGAACTGGCCGTAAAATGGGTCATATTAATGTATCTGCTGAAGACAACATCGCGTTAGGCCATAAACTACTGCTACTGTCAGAAATACTACCTGAACAAGATTATCCTGGCGTTCGGGCAATGTCAGAGCGCTTGTTACAAGGTTAA